A region of Mauremys mutica isolate MM-2020 ecotype Southern chromosome 2, ASM2049712v1, whole genome shotgun sequence DNA encodes the following proteins:
- the ZNF706 gene encoding zinc finger protein 706 codes for MRSWGAPTPPSFSRAGGGRGCCGAARSLPPPTLLASAWAGRARPDMARGQQKIQSQQKNAKKQAGQKKKQGHDQKAAAKAALIYTCTVCRTQMPDPKTFKQHFESKHPKTPLPPELADVQA; via the exons ATGCGCAGTTGGGGGGCGCCGACTCCTCCATCCTTCTCTCGGGCAGGCGGCGGCCGCGGCTGCTGCGGGGCCGCACggagccttcccccccccaccctgctcgcTAGCGCCTGGGCCGGCCGGGCTCGTCCGG ATATGGCTCGTGGACAGCAGAAGATTCAGTCGCAGCAGAAAAATGCCAAAAAGCAAGCTGGACAGAAAAAGAAACAAGGACATGATCAGAAGGCTGCAGCCAAGGCTGCCTTAATATATACCTGCACTGTTTGTAGG ACACAAATGCCGGACCCCAAGACCTTCAAACAGCACTTTGAGAGCAAGCACCCTAAGACTCCGCTTCCTCCAGAATTGGCTGATGTTCAGGCATAA